The window CCGCGTTGATCGGCCATTATGGCAACGTGGGTGTGCGCATCGGGGCGGCGATGACGGCCCTCGGTCATGCACCGGGGGTCGGGGGCCTTGCACCGTTCAACTGGCTGGAAAACCAGATAGACAACTCGCCGGTGTATAAGCTCGTGGGGCTGCCGAGTCTCATTCCCTCGTCGAACACGCATGGTGCGGGCTGGATCTCGGCCGCGACCCTACAGAACTGGGTCAATGGGGTCACGGTGTTCCCAACCGGGGTGGCGCCGGCTGCCGTGGATGACGCCAAGGTCGTTCTCGGAACGGCGCTGCGAGGCGGTGCCGTCGCGGGCATTGGCGGCCATACGTCAGTGAAATGGAACGCCTCGAATGTGATGGCCGCCGGCGCCGCTCGTCCGCCATACATCGGTCTCGGCCATGAACTGGTCCATGCGCTACACAATACGCTCGGCGACCAGCCCGGTTCGGACAACGGCCATTCGACCACGGCACTCTACGAATACCTGTGCGTCGGCCTCGGTGTCTACGCGGCGCTTCCGATCACGGAAAACGCGCTCCGTGCCGCGGCGGGACTGGCACTTCGGACCCAATACGCGTAACGCCGTGTTGGCCTATCGGAACCGAAACAAACAGGTAGTAGTAATCTGGATGTAAAAATGATAATCTGGGGTCGGGCCATGCTAACTAATTGATATTGCGAAAAAAAGACGTTAAAAATGGCTCTGAAAGGTTCTTAAACGATCGGTTTTCCCCTAAAACTGCCTTATTAAGGAAAACGACGAAAAATGGCTCGTGCAAAAAGGCATTATATTCCCGGCCATGTCTGGCATATAACCCACCGATGCCATAAGAGAGAATTTCTTTTAAGATTCCCAAGAGATCGACGCAGGTGGATTCAGTGGTTATTCCAGGCAAAGAAAAGATACAGCGGGTTGAGTGTGTTAAATTATATGGTCACATCAAACCATGTTCATCTGCTTGTATTTGATAATGCCGGCCGGAATGTGATCCCGGATTCAATAAGGTTGGTTGCGGGCAGAACCGGTCAGGAATACAATGTCCGCAAAAACAGGAAGGGTGCATTCTGGGAGGATCGTTATCATGCTACAGCAGTGGAAAGTAACCGCTATTTAAGGCAATGTATCACATATATCGATATGAATATGGTTCGTGCAGGCGTTGTAGAGCATCCCGTCCAATGGGAGTTTTGTGGATATAATGAAATTTTCTGTCCCAGGAAAAGAAAAGGCATTATTGATTTTGACCGGTTGATGGATTTGCTGGGATTTGAAAATCATGATGATTTAAAAGCTGCTCACTGCAAATGGGTGGGAAGTGAGTTGCAGACTGACCATAAAGGTAAGGAAAACAAGTGGACGCAGAGCATTGCTGTGGGAAGTAAAGCGTTTATCAAGAACATAAAAGACTCCCTTGGATTCAGGGCAAAAGGCAGAAAGATAATTTGTGCTGACGATGCCTTTGAACTTCGGGAAACGCTGACTCCATACGGCAGAGCTGATAATCTGGATTACGGGAACACTTTTTTATGGGATCAACTACAACCACATCCTTAATCAGCCAGTTTGAGCATGAAAATTGATCGATTAAGGCCAAAATACCGACGATTTTTGAAGTCTTTTATAAGTTTTTCAATATGTTACTGTGGCCCGACCCCAAGCCGACCGATCAAGCCCGAAACGCTTCTGCGGGTGCCATCTGGAGAGATTCCGGAAATTTTTCCCGTCGCACCCGCATGTCTTATTAAAATACTTAAAAATCAGACCGTTATTGAATTGATGGATTATCTGTGGTATGAAAATGACGGCGTCGTAAAAATTCGTGTGCGTTGCGCCGTATTCCACGAAATTCGCGATGTCTTGAACTTTGTATTTTGCCATTTTAATTCTGACTATTTATGAGTTCATTAAGGGTAGTTGCAGGAGAATATGGCGGCATTCCTTTTCGCCGGCCCCGGATAAACACGAGGCGTTTTTTGCAAAAGTTCTGAAGGCATAAAGAATGGCGGATTTTAAAACACATCTTACAGTAACAAGCATATTCAGCAGCATTGCCACGACGGTACTCCTGGCGTCCTCCATGGCCACTCCGCAGGAGGTTCTTCTCTATTTCACCATGGGAGTCATCGGGGGACTTCTGCCGGACATCGATTCGGACGCCTCTCGCCCTGTCCGCCTTCTGTTCACCTTCATGGCGACTGTCATAGCGTTTCTCGTCATGTTCAAATTGAAGAAAGAGAATTCCGCGGTTGAGCTTTTCCTGGTCTGGCTGGCCAGTTTCATCGCGATAAAAATCTTCGTTTTTTCACTGTTCACAAAGATTACCATTCACAGGGGAATGATACACTCGATAC is drawn from Desulfobacterales bacterium and contains these coding sequences:
- a CDS encoding M91 family zinc metallopeptidase translates to MMLTRQQFVTHLTADNYFIYLGGPSRIRRQSSMIPVVNAVAAYGVLSNGVNLLALIQAIGNLPAPKKMKYHRALTQLYNSFPNFIYVSVNAFALSTLRTPGINVIRSMHVPSHQTDAVLALRQLDALAAGHNLLVALQAQAAAAPARWTEIRDAQATFSGGNECAVMAISDNYQTTLASALIGHYGNVGVRIGAAMTALGHAPGVGGLAPFNWLENQIDNSPVYKLVGLPSLIPSSNTHGAGWISAATLQNWVNGVTVFPTGVAPAAVDDAKVVLGTALRGGAVAGIGGHTSVKWNASNVMAAGAARPPYIGLGHELVHALHNTLGDQPGSDNGHSTTALYEYLCVGLGVYAALPITENALRAAAGLALRTQYA
- a CDS encoding transposase — encoded protein: MARAKRHYIPGHVWHITHRCHKREFLLRFPRDRRRWIQWLFQAKKRYSGLSVLNYMVTSNHVHLLVFDNAGRNVIPDSIRLVAGRTGQEYNVRKNRKGAFWEDRYHATAVESNRYLRQCITYIDMNMVRAGVVEHPVQWEFCGYNEIFCPRKRKGIIDFDRLMDLLGFENHDDLKAAHCKWVGSELQTDHKGKENKWTQSIAVGSKAFIKNIKDSLGFRAKGRKIICADDAFELRETLTPYGRADNLDYGNTFLWDQLQPHP